The Haloferax marinisediminis nucleotide sequence AAGTCCGTCGTAGAGGATGTCACGGCGACGTTCGTACGATGCAGCGAGGTCCGTGTAGTAGTCGTCGGGGAGAGAAAGCGCCTCGACGCCCGCCTTCTGGAAGGGTGTCGGCGCACAGATGCTCGTATAGTCGTGGACTTTGCGGAGTTCGGCAGAGAGTGGCTCGGGTGCGAGGGCGAACCCGACGCGCCACCCAGTCACGGAGTACGTTTTCGACATCCCCGTACAGACGACAGTGCGGCCAGCGAGGCCGTCGATTTCCACGGGACTCACGTAGTCGTCTGTGTAGACGATGTGTTCGTAAATCTCGTCGGTGACGACGATGAGGTCTTCTTCGGCCGCAACGTCCGCGACGAATTCGAGTTCGCTGGGCGTGAAGACGTTCCCCGTCGGGTTGTGTGGGTGATTGAGGATGAGAATGGACGCGTCTGCAGCAGCCTCTTTGAGCGAATCTGCGTCGATTTCGAGGCCGTCCGTAATGTCGAGTGGAATCGGGCGACCGCCCGCGAATTGGACGGCAGGAATGTAGCTCTCGTAGGTTGGCTCGAAGTAGATGACGCCGTCACCGGGGTCACAGAGTGCGAGGAGCGTCGAGACCACCGCTTCACTCGTTCCG carries:
- a CDS encoding pyridoxal phosphate-dependent aminotransferase, which codes for MPTPSPFSRPVGSERVDGMRESVIREMTREAHRHDAINLSQGIPDEDETPPRVKQAAKDAIDTSSQYTITWGLPELRETIAERYADWKGVSYDPETEVTVTTGTSEAVVSTLLALCDPGDGVIYFEPTYESYIPAVQFAGGRPIPLDITDGLEIDADSLKEAAADASILILNHPHNPTGNVFTPSELEFVADVAAEEDLIVVTDEIYEHIVYTDDYVSPVEIDGLAGRTVVCTGMSKTYSVTGWRVGFALAPEPLSAELRKVHDYTSICAPTPFQKAGVEALSLPDDYYTDLAASYERRRDILYDGLRDVGLDPVKPDGAYYMLTRYPGDVDDTEFSLRLIREAGVATVPGSSFYTEGTADWVRFTFSRNEPTIEAALTRLDENRFW